The following are encoded together in the Serratia sp. UGAL515B_01 genome:
- a CDS encoding Gfo/Idh/MocA family oxidoreductase, with protein sequence MTLNIGVIGTGAIGRDHIRRCSKVLQGSRIVAVNDINRDSAAGVVSELNLDARVYDNGHDLINSADVQALLVTSWGPSHEEFVLAAIAAGKPVFCEKPLAVTAQGCKNIVEAEAKYGKRLVQVGFMRPYDQGYRALKQVLTSGQIGEPLMLHCAHRNPRVGEAYTTDMAITDTLIHEIDVLRWLLDDDYVSVQVVFPRKSTKAFPHLKDPQIVLMETVKGTRIDVEIFVNCQYGYDIQCEVVGETGIAKLPEPSSVQMRSGAKLSTEILTDWKDRFIDAYDVELQGFINDVQAGKLTGPSAWDGYAAAVTADACIAAQLSGEVVPVTLPARPGFYGN encoded by the coding sequence ATGACATTGAACATAGGGGTTATTGGTACAGGAGCCATCGGTAGGGATCATATTCGCCGTTGCAGTAAAGTTCTGCAAGGGAGCCGCATAGTGGCAGTGAATGACATCAATCGGGATAGCGCAGCTGGTGTAGTCAGTGAGCTAAATCTGGATGCCAGGGTTTATGATAATGGCCATGATTTGATCAATTCTGCAGACGTGCAGGCGTTGTTGGTGACATCTTGGGGGCCAAGCCATGAGGAGTTTGTATTGGCCGCTATTGCTGCTGGCAAACCGGTATTTTGTGAGAAACCGCTGGCGGTTACTGCGCAAGGTTGCAAAAACATTGTGGAGGCAGAGGCCAAGTACGGTAAACGTTTGGTTCAGGTAGGTTTTATGCGTCCCTATGATCAAGGTTACCGCGCCTTGAAACAGGTATTAACCAGTGGACAGATCGGCGAACCGCTGATGTTGCATTGTGCTCATCGTAACCCTAGGGTGGGGGAAGCCTACACCACGGATATGGCGATTACCGATACGCTTATCCACGAAATCGACGTACTGCGCTGGTTATTGGACGATGATTACGTCTCTGTGCAGGTTGTGTTTCCACGCAAAAGTACCAAAGCCTTCCCACATCTTAAAGATCCGCAAATTGTATTGATGGAAACGGTAAAAGGTACCCGTATTGATGTCGAAATTTTTGTTAACTGCCAATACGGTTACGACATTCAATGTGAGGTCGTGGGTGAAACCGGCATTGCCAAATTGCCTGAGCCTTCTTCAGTGCAGATGCGTAGCGGTGCCAAACTGTCTACTGAAATCCTTACTGACTGGAAAGATCGCTTTATTGATGCCTATGACGTTGAGTTACAAGGTTTTATTAATGATGTGCAAGCTGGCAAGTTAACGGGCCCATCTGCCTGGGATGGTTATGCAGCAGCGGTAACTGCCGATGCTTGTATTGCGGCACAACTCAGCGGTGAGGTTGTACCGGTTACGTTACCTGCCCGCCCGGGTTTTTATGGTAACTAG
- the iolD gene encoding 3D-(3,5/4)-trihydroxycyclohexane-1,2-dione acylhydrolase (decyclizing), whose amino-acid sequence MGKIKLTMAQALVRFLDNQYLLVDGVETKFVKGIFAIFGHGNVLGLGQALEQDCGALVVHQGRNEQGMAHAATGFAKQKLRQQIYACTSSVGPGAANMITAAATATANRIPLLLLPGDVYASRQPDPVLQQIEQSYDLSISTNDAFRAVSKYWDRIVRPEQLMSACINAMRVLTEPAETGAVTLCLPQDVQGEAYDYPDYFFQKRLHRLERRPASEGMLADALALLASKRKPLLVCGGGVKYSQAGQVLQQFAEQFHIPFAETQAGKGTVSSGHPYNVGGIGETGCLAANTLAKQADLVIGVGTRYTDFTTSSKWLFQNPEVAFLNINVSAFDAGKLDGVQVLADARVALVSLHSLLIKADYRSGWQNAIREVLDDQQKETARVYQAVYTGAGFVPEIDDSLDRERVFGEFIEKTGSVLTQSRVLGLLNQNLPQDSIIVAAAGSLPGDLQRVWQNHGEHGYHVEYGYSCMGYEVNAALGVKLAEPQREVYAMVGDGAFMMLHSELVTSIQEGCKINVLLFDNMTNGCINNLQMEHGMESYTTEFRFRDQQGGKLDGNFVPVNFAMLAAAYGCKTYSITTEEQLIDALMDARKQRVSTLLDIKVLPKTMVHKYLSWWRVGGAQVAKSEKIVAVARKLQENIDKARDY is encoded by the coding sequence ATGGGTAAGATCAAGTTAACCATGGCACAGGCACTCGTCAGATTTCTCGACAACCAGTATTTACTGGTGGATGGTGTGGAAACCAAATTCGTAAAAGGTATTTTTGCTATTTTTGGTCATGGCAACGTACTCGGCCTTGGACAAGCATTGGAACAGGATTGTGGTGCTCTGGTGGTGCATCAGGGACGTAATGAACAGGGTATGGCACATGCAGCCACTGGGTTTGCCAAGCAGAAGCTGCGTCAACAGATTTACGCCTGTACGTCCTCTGTTGGCCCCGGTGCGGCTAATATGATTACTGCTGCAGCGACCGCCACAGCAAACCGGATCCCGTTGTTGTTGTTGCCAGGTGATGTATATGCCTCTCGTCAGCCCGATCCCGTATTGCAGCAGATTGAGCAATCCTATGATCTGAGTATCAGTACCAATGATGCTTTCCGAGCCGTCAGCAAATACTGGGACCGTATTGTACGTCCAGAACAGCTGATGAGTGCCTGTATCAACGCTATGCGTGTTCTGACCGAACCTGCGGAGACCGGCGCTGTAACGCTATGTCTTCCGCAAGACGTACAGGGGGAAGCTTATGATTACCCAGATTATTTCTTCCAGAAACGGCTGCACCGTCTTGAACGTCGCCCGGCAAGCGAAGGTATGTTGGCGGATGCATTGGCGCTGTTAGCGAGCAAGCGTAAACCACTTTTAGTCTGCGGCGGCGGTGTGAAATATTCACAGGCAGGGCAAGTCTTGCAACAGTTTGCTGAGCAGTTTCATATTCCGTTTGCTGAAACCCAAGCGGGTAAAGGAACAGTGTCTTCTGGCCATCCTTACAACGTTGGTGGGATCGGTGAAACTGGCTGTCTAGCGGCAAATACGTTGGCAAAACAGGCCGATTTAGTAATTGGTGTCGGCACGCGCTATACCGATTTTACTACCTCGTCAAAATGGCTTTTCCAGAACCCTGAAGTCGCTTTCCTCAACATTAATGTCAGTGCATTTGATGCGGGCAAACTAGACGGCGTTCAGGTGTTGGCAGACGCCCGTGTTGCACTGGTTTCTCTCCATTCTCTACTGATAAAAGCTGATTATCGTTCTGGTTGGCAAAATGCCATTCGTGAAGTTCTTGATGACCAGCAAAAAGAAACGGCACGTGTCTATCAGGCTGTCTATACCGGAGCCGGCTTTGTGCCAGAAATTGACGATTCTCTTGATCGTGAACGCGTTTTTGGCGAGTTCATTGAAAAAACGGGTTCTGTATTGACCCAAAGCCGTGTTCTGGGATTGCTAAATCAGAATTTGCCACAGGACAGTATCATCGTTGCTGCCGCAGGCAGCCTGCCTGGGGATTTGCAGCGCGTCTGGCAAAACCATGGGGAACACGGCTATCACGTTGAGTACGGCTACTCTTGTATGGGTTATGAAGTTAATGCGGCCTTAGGCGTCAAACTGGCAGAACCACAGCGTGAAGTTTACGCCATGGTAGGCGATGGTGCATTCATGATGCTGCACTCTGAGCTGGTCACCTCGATCCAGGAAGGTTGTAAAATCAATGTGTTGCTTTTTGACAATATGACTAACGGCTGCATTAACAACTTACAAATGGAACACGGTATGGAGAGTTACACCACTGAGTTCCGTTTCCGCGACCAGCAAGGTGGGAAACTTGATGGCAATTTTGTCCCGGTAAACTTCGCTATGTTAGCCGCTGCATACGGTTGCAAAACCTACAGCATTACTACTGAGGAACAGCTGATAGATGCTCTCATGGATGCTCGTAAGCAACGTGTTTCTACCTTACTGGATATCAAAGTATTGCCAAAAACCATGGTCCACAAGTATCTCAGTTGGTGGCGTGTAGGGGGGGCTCAGGTAGCCAAAAGCGAAAAAATTGTCGCCGTTGCCCGCAAGTTGCAAGAGAACATCGATAAAGCTCGCGACTACTGA